The following proteins are encoded in a genomic region of Ornithodoros turicata isolate Travis chromosome 6, ASM3712646v1, whole genome shotgun sequence:
- the LOC135398763 gene encoding BSD domain-containing protein 1-like isoform X3 yields the protein MAEASNPDETSPWWNSWLESAKEKSTAAYEFFKRDLTEFSTTVQQDTVTAVSSTAAFVRDKLRLDDEESVTTKAKEGISTLIGTISEALSPSWDPADDELSVIKNHEIIPVERWQASLHSILVDRNTYCHEPDCPPEVYESWLETFNLEEHKEEVAEILVNYDEAHQLYNELVPSAVSHEEFWERYFFRVFQLREAEEELVNSVQQSSSRLSVGDSESKPIDVRCSIVPPNTPNVPSAEQSISNSPTSKSAPPVEQPAEQPEGSTVSSESNGKD from the exons ATGGCTGAGGCGAG CAACCCTGACGAAACATCGCCGTGGTGGAACTCCTGGTTGGAGTCTGCAAAGGAAAAG TCGACGGCGGCGTACGAGTTTTTCAAGCGTGACCTAACAGAGTTTTCTACCACAGTGCAGCAGGATACTGTCACCGCTGTTTCAAGCACCGCAGCATTTGTTAGAGACAAATTAAGG TTGGATGATGAAGAATCAGTGACGACCAAAGCGAAAGAAGGCATCTCCACTTTAATTGGGACAATTAGCGAAGCCCTGTCACCCTCCTGGGACCCCGCAGATGATGAGCTCTCTGTCATCAAGAACCACGAAATCATCCCGGTTGAACGATGGCAG GCATCACTTCATTCCATCCTGGTGGATCGTAACACGTACTGCCACGAGCCAGACTGTCCCCCTGAGGTGTACGAGAGTTGGCTGGAGACATTCAACTTGGAAGAGCACAAGGAGGAAGTGGCCGAGATCCTGGTCAACTACGACGAGGCCCACCAGTTATACAACGAACTA GTTCCGTCTGCCGTATCCCACGAGGAGTTCTGGGAGAGGTACTTCTTCCGGGTCTTTCAACTGCGGGAGGCCGAGGAAGAACTTGTAAACTCTGTTCAGCAGTCGAGTTCGCGACTCTCTGTCGGAG ATTCCGAGAGCAAGCCCATAGATGTGAGGTGCTCCATCGTACCGCCCAACACACCCAATGTCCCGTCCGCTGAGCAGAGCATTTCCAATTCGCCTACATCCAAGAGTGCGCCTCCCGTTGAACAGCCTGCTGAGCAACCAGAGGGGTCGACAGTATCCAGTGAATCCAACGGAAAAG ACTGA
- the LOC135398763 gene encoding BSD domain-containing protein 1-like isoform X2: MAEASNPDETSPWWNSWLESAKEKSTAAYEFFKRDLTEFSTTVQQDTVTAVSSTAAFVRDKLRLDDEESVTTKAKEGISTLIGTISEALSPSWDPADDELSVIKNHEIIPVERWQASLHSILVDRNTYCHEPDCPPEVYESWLETFNLEEHKEEVAEILVNYDEAHQLYNELVPSAVSHEEFWERYFFRVFQLREAEEELVNSVQQSSSRLSVGDSESKPIDVRCSIVPPNTPNVPSAEQSISNSPTSKSAPPVEQPAEQPEGSTVSSESNGKELTSK; encoded by the exons ATGGCTGAGGCGAG CAACCCTGACGAAACATCGCCGTGGTGGAACTCCTGGTTGGAGTCTGCAAAGGAAAAG TCGACGGCGGCGTACGAGTTTTTCAAGCGTGACCTAACAGAGTTTTCTACCACAGTGCAGCAGGATACTGTCACCGCTGTTTCAAGCACCGCAGCATTTGTTAGAGACAAATTAAGG TTGGATGATGAAGAATCAGTGACGACCAAAGCGAAAGAAGGCATCTCCACTTTAATTGGGACAATTAGCGAAGCCCTGTCACCCTCCTGGGACCCCGCAGATGATGAGCTCTCTGTCATCAAGAACCACGAAATCATCCCGGTTGAACGATGGCAG GCATCACTTCATTCCATCCTGGTGGATCGTAACACGTACTGCCACGAGCCAGACTGTCCCCCTGAGGTGTACGAGAGTTGGCTGGAGACATTCAACTTGGAAGAGCACAAGGAGGAAGTGGCCGAGATCCTGGTCAACTACGACGAGGCCCACCAGTTATACAACGAACTA GTTCCGTCTGCCGTATCCCACGAGGAGTTCTGGGAGAGGTACTTCTTCCGGGTCTTTCAACTGCGGGAGGCCGAGGAAGAACTTGTAAACTCTGTTCAGCAGTCGAGTTCGCGACTCTCTGTCGGAG ATTCCGAGAGCAAGCCCATAGATGTGAGGTGCTCCATCGTACCGCCCAACACACCCAATGTCCCGTCCGCTGAGCAGAGCATTTCCAATTCGCCTACATCCAAGAGTGCGCCTCCCGTTGAACAGCCTGCTGAGCAACCAGAGGGGTCGACAGTATCCAGTGAATCCAACGGAAAAG AATTGACTTCAAAGTGA
- the LOC135398763 gene encoding BSD domain-containing protein 1-like isoform X1 — translation MAEASNPDETSPWWNSWLESAKEKSTAAYEFFKRDLTEFSTTVQQDTVTAVSSTAAFVRDKLRLDDEESVTTKAKEGISTLIGTISEALSPSWDPADDELSVIKNHEIIPVERWQASLHSILVDRNTYCHEPDCPPEVYESWLETFNLEEHKEEVAEILVNYDEAHQLYNELVPSAVSHEEFWERYFFRVFQLREAEEELVNSVQQSSSRLSVGDSESKPIDVRCSIVPPNTPNVPSAEQSISNSPTSKSAPPVEQPAEQPEGSTVSSESNGKDLSDWEKDFAEEDIADGAAKETEDDWETWD, via the exons ATGGCTGAGGCGAG CAACCCTGACGAAACATCGCCGTGGTGGAACTCCTGGTTGGAGTCTGCAAAGGAAAAG TCGACGGCGGCGTACGAGTTTTTCAAGCGTGACCTAACAGAGTTTTCTACCACAGTGCAGCAGGATACTGTCACCGCTGTTTCAAGCACCGCAGCATTTGTTAGAGACAAATTAAGG TTGGATGATGAAGAATCAGTGACGACCAAAGCGAAAGAAGGCATCTCCACTTTAATTGGGACAATTAGCGAAGCCCTGTCACCCTCCTGGGACCCCGCAGATGATGAGCTCTCTGTCATCAAGAACCACGAAATCATCCCGGTTGAACGATGGCAG GCATCACTTCATTCCATCCTGGTGGATCGTAACACGTACTGCCACGAGCCAGACTGTCCCCCTGAGGTGTACGAGAGTTGGCTGGAGACATTCAACTTGGAAGAGCACAAGGAGGAAGTGGCCGAGATCCTGGTCAACTACGACGAGGCCCACCAGTTATACAACGAACTA GTTCCGTCTGCCGTATCCCACGAGGAGTTCTGGGAGAGGTACTTCTTCCGGGTCTTTCAACTGCGGGAGGCCGAGGAAGAACTTGTAAACTCTGTTCAGCAGTCGAGTTCGCGACTCTCTGTCGGAG ATTCCGAGAGCAAGCCCATAGATGTGAGGTGCTCCATCGTACCGCCCAACACACCCAATGTCCCGTCCGCTGAGCAGAGCATTTCCAATTCGCCTACATCCAAGAGTGCGCCTCCCGTTGAACAGCCTGCTGAGCAACCAGAGGGGTCGACAGTATCCAGTGAATCCAACGGAAAAG ATCTTAGTGACTGGGAGAAGGACTTTGCGGAGGAGGACATAGCCGATGGGGCAGCGAAGGAG ACTGAAGACGACTGGGAAACCTGGGATTGA